In a genomic window of Mycolicibacterium neoaurum VKM Ac-1815D:
- a CDS encoding sulfite exporter TauE/SafE family protein has protein sequence MSTVVPALALGAVIGVLLGLLGGGGSILAVPALVYVLGLSFAQAIPLSLIVVGLASAVGALPKIRHRQVQWRLVAIFTLTGMPATVVGTTIGKHLPQNVLTVGFALIMVIAGVRMLRGADSTGTACQLTDGRIDWRRCAGRSIPVGILVGLLTGVFGVGGGFLIIPALVLLLGVEMPTAIGTSLLIITANSAAGVVSHLGTPIDWSIAAAFAAPAILGSLLAGHWGVRLDTRRLNRWFAYLVFVVAAYLILDTCLNALPG, from the coding sequence GTGAGTACCGTCGTGCCGGCGCTGGCGCTGGGTGCGGTCATCGGCGTGCTGCTCGGCCTGCTCGGCGGCGGTGGTTCGATCCTGGCCGTGCCGGCGTTGGTCTATGTGCTGGGACTCAGCTTCGCGCAGGCGATCCCACTGTCCCTCATCGTCGTCGGGTTGGCATCGGCGGTCGGCGCGCTGCCGAAGATCCGGCACCGTCAGGTGCAATGGAGATTGGTGGCAATCTTCACCCTGACCGGTATGCCGGCGACGGTTGTGGGAACCACGATCGGCAAGCACCTCCCCCAGAACGTATTGACCGTCGGATTCGCCCTCATCATGGTGATTGCCGGCGTGCGCATGCTGCGAGGTGCAGACAGCACCGGAACAGCGTGCCAGCTCACCGACGGCCGCATCGACTGGCGGCGCTGCGCCGGACGCTCCATCCCCGTCGGCATCCTCGTCGGATTGCTCACCGGCGTGTTCGGGGTCGGAGGTGGCTTCCTCATCATCCCGGCCCTGGTCCTGCTACTCGGTGTCGAGATGCCCACCGCCATAGGCACATCGCTGCTCATCATCACCGCAAACTCGGCTGCCGGAGTCGTGTCCCATCTCGGGACACCGATCGATTGGTCCATCGCCGCCGCATTCGCCGCCCCGGCCATCCTCGGGTCCCTTCTCGCCGGGCACTGGGGCGTCCGACTGGATACGCGTCGCCTCAACCGCTGGTTCGCCTACCTCGTTTTCGTCGTAGCCGCCTATCTCATCCTCGACACGTGCCTCAACGCTCTCCCAGGGTGA
- a CDS encoding NAD(P)/FAD-dependent oxidoreductase has product MSNVTTHRVLIIGGGTAGITVAARLHRRGYRDVALIEPSDTHYYQPLWTLVGGGQARAASTQRPMHSVVPPSTTWIKQSVSTFDPDNNSVTCADGSGHGYDALVVCPGIQLDWSKTDGLSRAIGHDGVSSNYRYDLAPRTWQMIRGLRSGTAVFTVPSGPIKCAGAPQKIAYLASDYWRKQGVLDDIDVHLIMPTPRPFGITSIADSLDKVIDDYGISLHVNSEMTAVDPSARTVQIAGESGTTTMSYDFLHAVPQQSAPDFVKASPLSVKDANGYVAVDKHTMQHVRYPNVFALGDVASTPNSKTGAAIRKQAPVVVHNIDAVLNGRAATAHYDGYSSCPIVTSSKSMLLAEFDYDLTLRPSFPLLDPTVPHRPYWYVKKHGLPLMYWNLMLRGLA; this is encoded by the coding sequence ATGTCGAATGTCACCACGCATCGTGTCCTCATCATCGGAGGGGGAACGGCAGGCATCACGGTCGCGGCGCGGTTACACCGCCGGGGGTATCGCGATGTCGCACTGATCGAACCGTCCGACACCCACTACTACCAACCCTTGTGGACCCTGGTCGGTGGCGGACAAGCGCGTGCCGCGAGCACGCAAAGACCGATGCACTCGGTCGTTCCACCATCCACCACGTGGATAAAACAGAGCGTGAGCACTTTCGATCCCGACAACAACTCCGTGACATGCGCCGACGGGTCCGGCCACGGATACGACGCGCTCGTCGTCTGCCCCGGTATCCAGCTGGATTGGAGCAAAACCGACGGTCTGTCCCGTGCCATCGGACACGATGGGGTTTCCTCCAACTACCGCTACGATCTGGCTCCCCGCACCTGGCAGATGATTCGCGGACTCCGATCCGGCACCGCGGTGTTCACGGTGCCGAGCGGGCCCATCAAATGTGCCGGTGCCCCTCAGAAGATCGCCTACCTGGCCAGCGACTATTGGCGCAAGCAGGGGGTTCTCGATGACATCGACGTCCACCTGATCATGCCCACACCGCGACCGTTCGGGATCACGTCCATCGCCGACAGCCTGGACAAGGTCATCGACGATTACGGGATCTCGCTTCATGTGAACTCCGAGATGACAGCTGTCGATCCGTCGGCTCGTACCGTGCAGATCGCCGGTGAAAGTGGCACCACCACAATGTCTTATGACTTCCTGCACGCTGTCCCCCAGCAGTCGGCGCCGGATTTCGTCAAGGCGAGCCCGCTGTCTGTCAAGGACGCCAACGGATACGTCGCCGTCGACAAACACACCATGCAGCATGTGCGCTACCCGAACGTGTTCGCACTCGGTGACGTGGCGTCGACGCCGAACTCCAAGACGGGCGCCGCAATCCGAAAGCAGGCACCCGTGGTCGTACACAACATCGACGCGGTCTTGAACGGGCGGGCCGCGACGGCCCACTACGACGGGTATTCGTCATGCCCCATCGTCACGTCGTCAAAGTCCATGCTGCTGGCGGAATTCGACTACGACCTCACGCTCCGACCGAGCTTTCCGCTGCTCGATCCGACCGTGCCACACCGACCCTACTGGTACGTCAAGAAGCACGGGTTACCACTGATGTATTGGAACTTGATGTTGAGAGGGCTGGCGTAG
- a CDS encoding MBL fold metallo-hydrolase: MIFEQYYLECLSHASYLIGDQTTGRAVVVDPQRDVSAYVEDANRLGLTIEMVIETHFHADFLSGHLELAEATGAQIVYSSVAQTEFESVGVADKERLALGEVILEFRHTPGHTPESMSIVVFENAAEPEPFGVLTGDTLFIGDVGRPDLLASIGHTREELASALYDSLHDKLMTLPDQTRVFPAHGAGSACGKNLSTELSSTIGEQKATNYALRAPDKAIFMALVTEGQAPAPGYFAYDAILNRKNRALLDEDEMPAALSFDQVQSALAAGAVLVDARSAEDFALGHLRGAINIGLAGRYAEYGGSVLPHDADIVLMTDPGQEREGKNRLARIGFDRVIGYLADPEEAMFTHAEEVRTASRLTAAAFDERITSIPDLQVVDVRKPTEVADGAVAQALNIPVGDLPGRLDELDPQRPTVVYCAGGYRSSAAASLLRREGFTDVSDILGGYGAWAESHQHA; encoded by the coding sequence ATGATCTTCGAGCAGTACTATCTCGAATGCCTTTCGCACGCCTCGTATCTCATCGGCGACCAGACCACCGGCCGGGCGGTCGTGGTCGATCCGCAGCGCGATGTCTCGGCCTATGTCGAAGACGCCAACCGCCTCGGTCTGACGATCGAGATGGTGATCGAGACGCACTTCCACGCAGACTTCCTCTCCGGGCATCTGGAGCTCGCCGAGGCCACAGGCGCGCAGATCGTCTACTCATCCGTCGCACAAACCGAGTTCGAGTCGGTGGGCGTGGCCGACAAAGAGCGGCTGGCACTCGGCGAGGTGATTCTGGAGTTCCGCCACACCCCGGGCCACACACCGGAATCGATGAGCATCGTCGTCTTCGAGAATGCCGCGGAGCCAGAGCCATTCGGTGTGCTCACCGGCGACACGCTGTTCATCGGTGATGTCGGCCGGCCGGATCTGCTGGCTTCGATCGGACACACCCGCGAAGAACTCGCCAGCGCGCTCTATGACTCCCTGCACGACAAGCTCATGACATTGCCGGACCAGACGCGAGTGTTCCCCGCGCATGGCGCCGGCTCGGCATGCGGTAAGAACCTCTCCACCGAGTTGTCATCGACGATCGGTGAGCAGAAAGCGACGAACTACGCACTCCGGGCACCGGACAAAGCCATCTTCATGGCACTGGTCACCGAGGGCCAGGCGCCCGCGCCGGGCTACTTCGCCTATGACGCGATACTCAACCGGAAGAACCGGGCCCTGCTCGACGAGGACGAGATGCCCGCAGCGTTGTCCTTTGACCAGGTGCAGTCGGCGCTGGCTGCCGGGGCGGTCCTCGTCGATGCTCGTAGTGCGGAAGATTTCGCGCTGGGGCATCTGCGCGGCGCGATCAACATCGGGCTCGCCGGCCGCTATGCCGAGTATGGCGGATCGGTGTTGCCCCACGACGCCGATATCGTTCTGATGACCGACCCCGGCCAGGAGCGCGAAGGCAAGAACCGGTTGGCGCGTATCGGGTTCGACCGCGTGATCGGATATCTCGCTGATCCCGAAGAGGCCATGTTCACCCATGCCGAGGAGGTTCGGACAGCATCCCGATTGACCGCTGCGGCCTTCGACGAGCGCATCACGTCGATCCCGGACCTGCAAGTGGTCGATGTCCGCAAACCGACCGAAGTGGCGGATGGAGCAGTCGCCCAGGCGCTCAACATTCCCGTCGGCGATCTGCCGGGAAGGCTCGACGAGCTGGATCCGCAACGACCGACCGTCGTGTACTGCGCCGGCGGCTATCGCTCGTCAGCCGCGGCCAGCCTGCTGCGCAGGGAGGGCTTCACCGACGTCAGCGACATCCTCGGCGGCTATGGCGCCTGGGCCGAGTCGCATCAGCACGCCTGA
- a CDS encoding rhodanese-like domain-containing protein, giving the protein MTGSVAPQIDVADAEALVNQGRALLLDVRDDVEWVAGHAPAATHCALAELTPERYRGSTVVVMCRSGGRSQKAADALCAAGITAVNLTGGISAWQATGRAVVRDDGSAGTFA; this is encoded by the coding sequence ATGACAGGTTCCGTCGCACCCCAGATCGACGTCGCCGATGCCGAAGCGCTGGTGAACCAGGGGCGGGCACTCTTACTCGACGTCCGCGACGACGTCGAATGGGTCGCCGGTCATGCACCCGCAGCCACCCATTGCGCACTGGCAGAACTCACTCCCGAGCGCTACCGCGGATCGACCGTCGTGGTCATGTGCCGATCCGGAGGCCGATCACAGAAGGCCGCCGACGCACTGTGTGCAGCAGGAATCACTGCCGTGAACCTGACCGGAGGCATCTCCGCCTGGCAGGCGACCGGACGTGCCGTCGTCCGCGACGACGGGTCCGCCGGAACCTTCGCATAG
- a CDS encoding YeeE/YedE thiosulfate transporter family protein → MNAITAPMWVGLPLGVGFGAIASLWGIGNPETIIRAARLIDRLLPACFLLVTALGSVLLYGLHASGVAMHFSPKPSYIYGVVLGGILFGVGLALSGYLPVTALMAIGEGRRDALLAIPGGLLGASAWTALADTGFGRWIVSEANFGDLVAGGNIHDVPPARMVAIALVYAAAALGALYFLPRYRASRHCCLRSIRGAEPDAYDRQMALDTTRYLNEGAREPAGRRIRLAQLSEQYATDPGFFVRATLVAGSGVAILGVLALFLRQQFGQSTTYSWVVGVLFMRDSAYSQNVFATIGWEPLTDLGVLIGAFLSAYLFTGRFTAFAKVTPPSWRNRFGDNPRLRQAAVFGGSFLTLLGARMAGGCTSGHTLSGGIQLSVSAWLFTASLAVAAVLTARLVYRDASWRVDG, encoded by the coding sequence ATGAACGCGATCACTGCCCCGATGTGGGTCGGTCTCCCGCTGGGGGTCGGGTTCGGCGCCATCGCCTCGCTGTGGGGCATCGGCAATCCCGAGACGATCATCAGGGCTGCACGACTGATCGACCGGCTCCTGCCGGCCTGCTTCCTGCTGGTCACCGCGCTGGGTTCGGTTCTGCTGTACGGCCTGCACGCATCCGGAGTTGCCATGCACTTCTCACCCAAGCCGAGCTACATCTACGGTGTGGTGCTGGGTGGGATCTTGTTCGGAGTCGGTCTGGCGCTCAGCGGCTACCTGCCGGTCACTGCGCTGATGGCGATCGGAGAAGGTCGCCGAGATGCCCTACTCGCGATTCCCGGCGGGCTGTTGGGCGCCTCGGCGTGGACCGCCCTGGCGGATACCGGCTTCGGCCGATGGATCGTCTCCGAGGCGAACTTCGGAGACCTGGTGGCCGGCGGGAACATACATGACGTGCCACCGGCCCGCATGGTGGCCATCGCGCTGGTCTACGCCGCGGCGGCGCTGGGTGCGTTGTACTTTCTTCCGCGGTATCGCGCGAGCCGACATTGCTGCCTCCGGAGTATCCGGGGAGCTGAGCCCGATGCCTATGACCGGCAGATGGCGCTGGATACCACCCGCTACCTGAACGAAGGCGCGCGTGAGCCGGCCGGGCGCAGAATCCGACTCGCGCAGTTGTCCGAACAGTACGCCACCGACCCGGGCTTTTTCGTTCGCGCAACGCTTGTCGCCGGATCTGGGGTCGCCATCCTGGGTGTGCTGGCCCTGTTCCTACGCCAGCAGTTCGGCCAGTCCACCACCTACTCATGGGTGGTCGGTGTGCTGTTCATGCGAGACTCCGCCTACTCGCAGAATGTGTTCGCCACGATCGGCTGGGAACCGCTGACCGATCTCGGGGTGCTGATCGGCGCGTTCTTGTCTGCGTATCTGTTCACCGGGCGTTTCACGGCGTTCGCGAAGGTGACTCCGCCGTCGTGGCGCAATCGTTTCGGCGACAACCCTCGCCTGCGCCAGGCCGCGGTCTTCGGTGGTTCGTTTCTCACACTGCTCGGAGCGCGGATGGCCGGCGGATGCACCAGCGGACATACCCTCAGCGGAGGGATTCAGTTGTCCGTCAGTGCTTGGCTTTTCACCGCATCGTTGGCGGTTGCGGCGGTGCTCACGGCGCGCTTGGTCTATCGCGACGCAAGTTGGCGGGTCGACGGCTGA
- a CDS encoding metal-sensitive transcriptional regulator gives MIDDQQSIEAILARLKRAQGQLGGVINMIEQGRDCKAVVTQLAAVSRALDRAGFKIVATGMRECIVADKEGGTAPMSEAELEKLFLALA, from the coding sequence ATGATCGACGATCAGCAGAGCATCGAGGCGATCCTCGCACGGCTGAAACGCGCACAAGGGCAGCTCGGCGGTGTCATCAACATGATCGAACAGGGCCGAGACTGCAAAGCCGTTGTCACACAGCTCGCCGCGGTATCGCGGGCGCTGGACAGAGCGGGTTTCAAGATCGTGGCCACCGGTATGCGCGAATGCATCGTCGCAGACAAGGAGGGCGGCACCGCGCCCATGTCGGAAGCCGAACTGGAGAAGCTGTTCCTGGCGCTGGCCTGA
- a CDS encoding MMPL/RND family transporter: MRFIRRFAVPILIGWFLLTLGINVLVPQIETVAREHAVTMSPHDAPAMIATRHIGATFDEFDSDSMAMVVLEGDTELGDEARTYYQDLVRALRADSAHVQHVQDVWGDPLTAAGVQSRDGKAAYVQVNLAGDQGSTEGIRSVEAVRTILEHSPPPAGLKVYLTGSAALTADMNEAADQSMLLMMGVTGVVIMIMLLITYRSVVTMLLVLVMVGFEMGTARGVVALLGDMGVLGFSTFVVAMLSSLAIAAGTDYAIFLIGRYQEARRSGEDRESAYYTMFRGTAHIIVGSGLTIAGATLCLHFARLSYFKALGIPSAIGLVVVVAGALTAAPAVVVVASRFGLLDPTREPNVRRWRRIGTVTVRWPGAVFAATLAIALLGIAFVPTMEVNYNDRFYISKDLPSNMGYAAAERHFSAATMNPDILMVETDHDMRNSADMLVLDKIAKEVFRTPGIAMVQSITRPLGGPMDHSSIPFQISAQSIPIQQNLQFMKDRTADMLTMSDDLGAMIASMKKLEAALSRMGGATDRMVGDMTTAKATLDEVRDHLANFDDVVRPLRNYFYWEPHCFDIPACSGVRSIFDAIDGVDKFSDDMRALVDDTRDVSAVVPDMLAQFRPMITIAESMRSTLLTMHSSFSGLVTQMSQMTDTAGAMGQAFDAAKGGDYFYLPPEAFQNPDFQRGLELFLSPDGRAARFIITHEKDPATPVGIAAVTPELEAAHEAVKGTSLTEATFSLTGTAAIYRDIQSGAHYDLLIVGVAALTLIFIVMLLITRALVASLVIVGTVLLSLGAAFGLTVLIWQYGFGLELNWIAPVFGLIILLAVGSDYNLLLVSRFQEEIGAGLRTGIIRSMGETGSVVTAAGLVFAFTMMSMVASDLSSIGQAGSTIGIGLLFDTLIVRSLMTPSIAALLGRWFWWPMRVHNRATYTHTGIVTTTTG, from the coding sequence ATGCGGTTCATCCGCCGGTTCGCTGTCCCGATACTCATCGGCTGGTTCCTGTTGACCTTGGGAATCAATGTTCTGGTCCCGCAGATCGAGACCGTGGCCCGCGAGCACGCCGTCACCATGTCGCCGCACGACGCACCCGCGATGATCGCCACTCGCCACATCGGCGCGACCTTCGACGAGTTCGACTCCGACAGCATGGCAATGGTTGTGCTGGAAGGTGACACAGAGCTGGGCGACGAGGCGCGCACGTACTACCAGGACCTCGTGCGCGCCCTACGCGCCGACAGTGCACACGTTCAACACGTACAGGACGTCTGGGGAGACCCGCTGACGGCGGCCGGCGTGCAGAGCAGAGACGGTAAAGCCGCGTACGTACAGGTCAACCTGGCCGGCGACCAAGGTAGTACGGAAGGTATCCGGTCGGTCGAGGCGGTACGCACCATTCTTGAGCACTCGCCGCCACCGGCGGGACTCAAGGTCTATCTGACCGGCTCAGCGGCGCTGACCGCGGATATGAACGAGGCAGCCGACCAAAGCATGCTGCTCATGATGGGCGTCACCGGCGTGGTCATCATGATCATGCTGCTCATCACCTACCGGTCGGTCGTCACGATGCTGCTCGTGCTGGTCATGGTCGGGTTCGAAATGGGCACGGCAAGAGGGGTCGTCGCACTGCTGGGTGATATGGGCGTACTCGGCTTCTCGACGTTCGTGGTCGCGATGCTGTCTTCTCTTGCGATCGCGGCCGGTACCGATTACGCGATCTTCCTGATCGGCCGCTACCAGGAGGCACGCCGGTCCGGCGAGGACCGAGAGTCGGCCTACTACACCATGTTCCGCGGCACGGCGCACATCATCGTGGGTTCGGGACTCACCATCGCCGGCGCAACCCTGTGCCTGCACTTCGCGCGTCTGTCGTATTTCAAGGCACTGGGCATACCCTCGGCGATCGGGCTGGTGGTGGTGGTCGCCGGAGCACTGACAGCCGCGCCGGCGGTCGTGGTCGTCGCCAGTCGCTTCGGACTTTTGGACCCCACGCGCGAGCCGAACGTCCGACGGTGGCGGCGCATCGGCACCGTCACCGTGCGTTGGCCTGGCGCCGTGTTCGCCGCGACGCTCGCCATCGCGCTTCTCGGCATAGCGTTCGTGCCGACGATGGAGGTCAACTACAACGACCGTTTCTACATATCCAAAGACCTCCCGTCCAACATGGGTTACGCGGCCGCCGAGCGTCATTTCAGCGCGGCCACGATGAATCCGGACATCTTGATGGTCGAGACCGACCACGACATGCGCAACAGCGCCGACATGCTCGTACTGGACAAGATCGCCAAGGAAGTCTTCCGAACGCCCGGGATTGCGATGGTGCAGAGCATCACCCGTCCTTTGGGTGGGCCGATGGATCATAGTTCGATACCGTTCCAGATCAGCGCCCAGTCGATTCCGATCCAACAGAACCTGCAGTTCATGAAGGACCGCACCGCCGATATGCTCACCATGAGCGATGACCTCGGCGCCATGATCGCGTCGATGAAAAAATTGGAGGCCGCACTCTCTCGGATGGGTGGAGCCACCGATCGGATGGTCGGCGATATGACCACAGCCAAGGCCACACTCGACGAGGTACGCGATCATCTGGCCAATTTCGACGACGTGGTCCGCCCGTTGCGCAACTACTTCTACTGGGAGCCGCATTGCTTTGACATTCCGGCATGCTCGGGGGTCCGATCGATCTTCGACGCCATCGACGGGGTGGACAAGTTCAGCGACGATATGCGCGCCCTGGTGGACGACACACGTGATGTCAGTGCCGTTGTTCCCGACATGCTCGCCCAGTTCCGGCCGATGATCACGATCGCCGAATCGATGCGCAGCACCTTGTTGACCATGCACAGCAGTTTCTCCGGTCTGGTCACTCAGATGTCGCAGATGACCGACACGGCCGGCGCCATGGGCCAGGCCTTCGATGCCGCCAAAGGTGGCGACTACTTCTATCTTCCCCCGGAGGCGTTCCAGAACCCGGACTTCCAACGCGGACTTGAGTTGTTCCTCTCACCGGACGGTAGGGCCGCGCGATTCATCATCACCCACGAAAAGGATCCGGCGACCCCCGTCGGCATTGCAGCCGTGACGCCCGAACTCGAGGCCGCCCACGAGGCCGTCAAGGGCACAAGTCTCACCGAAGCGACGTTCTCCCTGACCGGCACCGCGGCCATCTACCGCGACATCCAGTCCGGGGCGCATTACGACCTGTTGATCGTCGGCGTCGCAGCACTGACATTGATCTTCATCGTGATGTTGCTGATCACCCGGGCATTGGTCGCCTCGCTGGTGATCGTCGGCACGGTGTTGCTGTCCCTGGGCGCCGCCTTCGGGCTGACGGTGCTGATATGGCAGTACGGGTTCGGCCTCGAACTCAACTGGATCGCCCCGGTGTTCGGTCTGATCATCCTGTTGGCCGTCGGGTCGGATTACAACCTGTTGCTCGTGTCACGGTTCCAGGAAGAAATCGGCGCCGGGCTGCGCACCGGAATCATCCGGTCGATGGGTGAGACGGGCAGCGTGGTCACCGCCGCGGGGTTGGTGTTCGCCTTCACCATGATGTCCATGGTGGCCAGCGATCTCAGTTCGATCGGTCAGGCGGGCAGCACGATCGGCATCGGACTGCTCTTCGACACACTCATCGTGCGTTCGCTCATGACACCGTCCATCGCGGCACTGCTCGGACGATGGTTCTGGTGGCCGATGAGGGTCCACAACCGAGCGACATATACCCACACGGGTATAGTGACAACCACCACAGGATAG
- a CDS encoding MmpS family transport accessory protein: MLVKAWVPVTVSIAVAIGGVAVVHLRDAFGSEPIFTATGRGAQPLDPTFVKHVTYDVYGPAGTAGSVNYLDMGATAHQVDFTSLPWTLTITTTTPAVLASVVAQGDGSNIGCRITVNGVVKAEQSAAGHDAQISCLAKAA; encoded by the coding sequence ATGCTCGTGAAGGCGTGGGTGCCGGTCACGGTGTCCATCGCCGTCGCCATCGGCGGTGTGGCCGTGGTACACCTGCGCGATGCGTTCGGGTCCGAGCCGATCTTCACCGCCACCGGACGGGGTGCCCAGCCGCTGGATCCCACCTTCGTCAAGCATGTGACCTACGACGTCTACGGCCCCGCCGGGACGGCGGGGAGCGTGAACTACCTCGATATGGGCGCCACGGCGCACCAGGTCGATTTCACCTCTCTGCCATGGACATTGACGATCACAACGACCACACCCGCAGTACTGGCAAGCGTGGTTGCCCAGGGCGACGGTTCGAACATCGGCTGCCGGATAACCGTCAACGGTGTGGTGAAGGCCGAACAGTCGGCCGCCGGGCACGACGCACAGATCTCGTGTCTGGCGAAAGCCGCATGA
- a CDS encoding MaoC/PaaZ C-terminal domain-containing protein, with the protein MPIDPNAVGAKSDPQTFTWTDRETLLYALGVGAGVDDLAFTTENSHGIEQQVLPTFAVIACSPFGAAMLIGSFNLSLLLHGSQAIRVFAPLPPAGSLRVHSEVADIQDKGAGKNAVVMLKGIGADPDSGAVLVETLTTVVIRGEGGFGGQPGQRPPAPEFPDRAPDAQVVLTTRDDQALLYRLSGDRNPLHSDPWFAQTLAGFPRPILHGLCTYGVAGRALVAELGGGDATKVTAIASRFSSPVFPGETLSTSIWRTEGHRAVFRTEAAQPDGSGARVVLDDGTAEYND; encoded by the coding sequence ATGCCCATCGACCCGAATGCCGTCGGCGCGAAATCCGACCCTCAGACCTTCACCTGGACCGATCGCGAGACGCTGCTCTATGCGCTCGGTGTCGGAGCGGGGGTCGACGATCTGGCGTTCACCACCGAGAACAGCCACGGCATCGAGCAGCAGGTGTTGCCGACGTTCGCCGTGATCGCGTGCTCGCCCTTCGGCGCCGCGATGCTGATCGGATCGTTCAACCTCAGCCTGCTGTTGCACGGGTCGCAGGCGATCCGGGTGTTTGCGCCGCTGCCGCCGGCAGGCAGTCTGCGTGTGCATTCCGAGGTCGCCGACATCCAGGACAAGGGAGCAGGCAAGAACGCGGTGGTGATGCTCAAGGGCATCGGAGCCGACCCTGACAGTGGTGCAGTCCTGGTCGAAACCCTGACCACCGTGGTGATCCGGGGTGAGGGCGGGTTCGGAGGCCAACCCGGGCAGCGGCCGCCCGCACCTGAGTTCCCCGACCGAGCCCCCGACGCGCAGGTCGTACTGACCACGCGCGATGACCAGGCGCTGTTGTACCGACTCTCCGGCGACCGCAACCCGCTGCACAGTGATCCGTGGTTCGCTCAGACCTTGGCGGGGTTTCCCCGCCCGATCCTGCACGGACTGTGCACCTATGGCGTCGCGGGCCGGGCCCTGGTCGCCGAGCTCGGCGGCGGCGATGCCACCAAGGTCACCGCGATCGCCTCGCGATTCAGCTCACCGGTTTTCCCCGGTGAGACCCTCTCGACATCGATCTGGCGGACCGAAGGCCACCGCGCGGTGTTCCGCACCGAGGCGGCCCAACCCGACGGATCCGGTGCCCGGGTGGTGCTCGACGACGGCACGGCGGAGTACAACGACTGA
- a CDS encoding universal stress protein — MRLAVGYLATPGGADAVALGVRLARSLAAELDICMVLPPDRGVPAMVTTGGYDELLAQQAHEWLADALATVPDDVVAHAHVSFSDSAADGLLSEVRRLGAQAVIVGGAGGGLVGSFTLGSVVNDLLHSSHVPVAVAPRGTRSSSAARVREVTCAIGERAGAGVLLDVAVRACERAHVPLRLVSLVALDPMFGSLRGDAEASRERALAHAHRTLNEAKESLPEGFSVTATVADGSSVEDAVSRLPWHDGDVIMVGSSRLAAPRRLFLGSTAAKMLRVLEVPMIVVPSTADQEVS; from the coding sequence ATGAGATTGGCTGTGGGATACCTCGCCACCCCCGGCGGAGCGGATGCGGTCGCGCTGGGCGTCCGATTGGCCAGGAGCCTGGCCGCCGAACTGGACATCTGCATGGTGCTGCCCCCCGACCGGGGGGTACCTGCGATGGTGACCACCGGTGGGTACGACGAACTGCTGGCCCAGCAGGCGCATGAGTGGTTGGCCGATGCGCTGGCGACAGTGCCCGATGACGTCGTCGCACATGCGCATGTGAGTTTCAGCGACTCGGCAGCCGACGGTCTGCTCAGCGAGGTGCGGCGCCTCGGCGCGCAGGCGGTGATCGTCGGCGGCGCGGGTGGCGGACTGGTCGGCAGTTTCACACTCGGCTCGGTGGTCAACGATCTGCTGCATTCTTCCCATGTGCCGGTGGCGGTGGCGCCCAGAGGAACTCGGTCGTCCTCCGCCGCGCGGGTTCGGGAGGTGACATGCGCCATCGGTGAACGCGCCGGTGCCGGTGTGCTGCTGGACGTGGCGGTACGGGCGTGCGAGCGGGCGCATGTCCCGTTGCGACTGGTGTCGTTGGTCGCCCTCGACCCGATGTTCGGATCACTGCGTGGGGATGCCGAGGCGTCGCGCGAGCGCGCGCTCGCCCACGCTCACCGGACCTTGAATGAAGCCAAGGAATCACTGCCCGAGGGCTTTTCGGTCACGGCCACGGTGGCCGACGGCAGCTCGGTGGAGGATGCCGTGAGCCGACTGCCCTGGCATGACGGGGACGTGATCATGGTCGGCTCCAGCAGATTGGCCGCACCCCGGCGGTTGTTCCTCGGATCGACGGCGGCCAAGATGCTGCGCGTGCTGGAGGTTCCGATGATCGTCGTACCCAGCACCGCCGACCAGGAGGTCTCGTGA